Proteins from one Erysipelothrix larvae genomic window:
- a CDS encoding DUF6273 domain-containing protein: MKLTHKKKATVTTGALAIALLLSGSLAWHDYTQHKTNNFTTKTVDFNVTLIEDFEEVSEWEKGQAIVKAVSVRNGEDADTAKSIYKDAYIRLQFKEYMEIGERTYVYSENRYMIDTDGNFYRFSTQAEAEAFLATLDQKDYDSDLDPQDRIVSQKGYFDDQAYFYIRTQAHDPNGQYGKFVILDVEEEMKSIIDGQTNQSESARNDKQHDENPADNNESQYTVKTWDDSTSAFEKYVEWQLGEDVITLEQWIEGGKQPVAKWIIDTTSDEGWVYWGQALAHSKTASVPETLTPNFLETVTLIEQPNGTAFYQINVVMDAVSIEDLDLWVNGNKDIVNMLKGSEGSAPVEDTQLKELLQELQDLIDEAKLIDSTTLEDASAQDLLDAINNGETVHDKSGVTAEEVQNAIDNLQDVMDNLVVKATGFDITGKKVGDKIQFANRTFTIAYIDEAANTALILSDVLSYSDLNTADINHGILSNQVRYQNNGTSRTAYSGSYLKTADTAFYNTFINGKQDSEFVLAVNLPAESASTNWNSSSATPTTVDENGTKTAFSLSVSDVNRYGISNTILDANTEVWLRTPANGNVNVAIVNSQGRLTTANGTTGTNALRPALWISITK; this comes from the coding sequence ATGAAATTAACACATAAAAAGAAAGCAACCGTAACAACGGGTGCTCTGGCAATCGCCTTACTATTATCTGGGTCACTTGCGTGGCATGATTATACACAGCACAAGACCAACAATTTCACAACGAAAACAGTAGACTTCAATGTAACATTGATTGAAGACTTTGAAGAAGTAAGTGAATGGGAAAAAGGTCAAGCAATCGTTAAAGCTGTTTCTGTAAGAAATGGTGAAGACGCTGACACAGCTAAATCTATATATAAGGATGCATACATCCGTTTACAATTTAAAGAGTATATGGAAATTGGCGAACGTACCTATGTATATAGCGAAAATCGTTATATGATCGATACAGATGGAAACTTCTACCGTTTTTCAACTCAAGCAGAAGCAGAAGCGTTCTTAGCAACACTAGACCAAAAAGATTATGATTCTGATCTAGATCCACAAGATCGTATTGTTTCGCAAAAAGGATACTTTGATGACCAAGCATATTTCTACATCCGTACCCAAGCACATGATCCAAATGGACAATATGGTAAGTTTGTAATCCTTGATGTTGAAGAAGAAATGAAATCAATTATTGATGGTCAAACAAACCAATCTGAATCAGCACGTAATGATAAACAACACGATGAAAATCCTGCAGATAATAATGAATCACAATACACTGTGAAAACATGGGATGATTCAACTTCAGCATTTGAAAAATATGTTGAATGGCAATTAGGAGAAGATGTCATTACATTGGAACAATGGATTGAAGGTGGAAAACAACCAGTAGCGAAGTGGATCATTGATACAACGAGTGATGAAGGTTGGGTATATTGGGGTCAAGCACTTGCACACAGCAAGACTGCTTCAGTTCCTGAAACACTTACTCCAAACTTCTTAGAAACTGTAACATTGATTGAACAACCTAATGGTACAGCATTCTACCAAATTAATGTAGTTATGGATGCAGTATCCATTGAAGACCTTGACCTATGGGTTAATGGAAACAAAGACATCGTGAATATGTTAAAAGGCAGTGAGGGATCAGCACCTGTTGAGGACACTCAACTTAAAGAACTTCTACAAGAACTTCAAGATCTCATCGATGAAGCAAAACTCATTGACTCAACTACACTAGAAGATGCATCAGCTCAAGACTTACTTGATGCAATCAATAATGGTGAAACAGTTCATGATAAATCAGGTGTAACAGCTGAAGAAGTGCAAAATGCAATTGATAACCTTCAAGATGTTATGGATAACCTTGTTGTAAAAGCAACAGGTTTTGACATCACAGGTAAAAAAGTAGGGGATAAGATTCAATTTGCTAACCGTACTTTCACAATCGCTTATATTGATGAAGCAGCGAACACTGCATTGATTCTATCTGATGTATTATCATACTCGGATCTGAATACTGCAGATATTAATCACGGAATATTGAGCAATCAAGTGCGATACCAAAATAATGGCACTTCAAGAACCGCTTACTCTGGATCATATCTAAAGACTGCTGATACAGCATTCTATAATACATTTATTAATGGAAAACAAGATAGTGAGTTTGTGTTAGCTGTAAACCTACCAGCTGAATCAGCAAGTACAAACTGGAATTCTTCAAGTGCGACACCAACAACTGTAGATGAAAATGGAACAAAAACAGCATTCTCACTCAGTGTATCTGATGTAAATCGTTATGGTATATCAAATACTATCTTGGATGCAAATACAGAAGTATGGTTGAGAACACCTGCAAATGGAAACGTAAATGTAGCAATCGTAAACAGCCAAGGAAGATTAACAACTGCTAATGGTACAACAGGCACTAATGCATTACGCCCTGCACTTTGGATTTCGATTACTAAATAA
- a CDS encoding helix-turn-helix domain-containing protein produces the protein MQSKRLFFLLNFDKQFSRQIQTIEYLSSLKTPISINDLSIKIGCSMPTMRSDINALNNELPNTVQIEAQGKDGYVLRAPDGISMPSIIMDLAKETDVFRIIDSLFNNQVYTFDEMVSELFINPCTLRNILAHINSIIKHFNISISTSPVTFIGSETDIRLFFYKFYYDFNDYYTVDPEFNKNYNAYISIISDSKESITPRIHVSHFRATLWIMIIRQRIQAKLYVELDDAFKHQIMANEDFECFKQSFTAAFASSFYIYKPPLDDIIWAYVALLHCISYSEPSRNLFTDDKYEYVLHRCVSQDLIDRVNDFLALEFDMETVKSPYLDKMRAYLINLSMLTNLSPQFQSLSVTTRLFVTESLNEYYMIWMKNLYSKEGQALFPIICRDDIALALAMLYYSVLSNLRKHDIRILFCFQGGVGYDDFLVQQTRSMIPQNVVPFYVFDQIITEDIFKKTNADLVVVNYDSPEFNNLSTRVIHFSYIPTMSEWSTLSNIILSLSTTDKYA, from the coding sequence ATGCAAAGCAAACGTTTATTCTTTCTATTGAACTTTGATAAGCAATTTAGTCGGCAAATACAGACAATTGAATATTTAAGTTCACTTAAAACGCCCATTAGTATTAACGATCTTTCGATAAAAATTGGTTGTTCTATGCCGACAATGCGTAGTGATATTAACGCCTTAAACAATGAACTTCCAAACACTGTTCAAATTGAAGCACAAGGAAAAGATGGTTATGTATTACGTGCACCGGATGGGATATCCATGCCATCGATTATTATGGATTTAGCGAAAGAAACGGATGTTTTTCGAATCATTGATTCGCTCTTCAACAATCAAGTCTATACCTTCGATGAGATGGTATCAGAATTGTTTATTAATCCCTGTACCCTTCGAAATATCTTGGCCCACATTAATTCAATTATTAAGCATTTTAACATCTCTATTTCGACCTCTCCGGTAACCTTCATTGGTTCTGAAACAGATATTCGTTTGTTCTTTTATAAATTCTATTATGATTTTAATGATTACTATACGGTTGATCCTGAATTTAATAAGAACTACAATGCCTATATTTCTATCATTAGTGATTCAAAAGAAAGCATTACCCCTCGAATTCATGTGAGTCATTTTAGAGCAACACTTTGGATTATGATTATTCGACAACGGATTCAAGCGAAATTGTATGTGGAGTTGGATGATGCCTTCAAACATCAAATTATGGCAAATGAAGATTTCGAATGTTTCAAACAATCCTTTACGGCTGCTTTCGCAAGTTCTTTCTATATATATAAACCACCCCTCGATGACATCATCTGGGCGTATGTTGCACTTTTACACTGCATATCCTATAGTGAGCCATCCCGTAACCTATTTACAGACGATAAATATGAGTATGTGTTGCACCGGTGTGTTAGTCAAGATTTAATCGATCGTGTCAATGACTTTTTGGCTCTTGAGTTTGATATGGAAACCGTAAAAAGTCCATACCTTGATAAGATGCGGGCTTACCTGATTAATTTATCGATGTTAACGAATTTGTCTCCTCAGTTTCAAAGTTTATCCGTCACAACACGTCTATTTGTTACCGAGTCGCTCAATGAATACTATATGATCTGGATGAAAAATTTGTATTCAAAAGAAGGACAAGCATTGTTCCCTATTATTTGCCGTGATGATATTGCACTCGCACTTGCGATGCTTTATTATTCTGTATTAAGCAATTTAAGAAAACACGACATTCGCATTCTCTTTTGCTTTCAAGGGGGTGTTGGCTATGACGATTTTCTAGTCCAACAGACTCGAAGCATGATTCCGCAAAATGTCGTTCCATTCTATGTTTTTGATCAAATCATTACTGAAGATATCTTTAAGAAAACAAATGCTGACCTTGTAGTTGTGAATTATGACTCTCCTGAATTTAATAATTTATCCACACGCGTGATTCATTTTTCATACATTCCAACCATGTCGGAATGGTCCACATTGAGTAATATTATCTTGAGTCTATCCACTACCGATAAATACGCCTAA